One genomic region from Sphingomonas paeninsulae encodes:
- a CDS encoding Hpt domain-containing protein — protein sequence MSEEAETIIDWAGFSSARSELGADFVRILGYFREDGAKSVVAIEDAMRSADAAAMVLPAHTLKGEASQFGADALADLAEKIEIVARQSVEWRQSPDEALPDVVKLRGLFDDTLLAFERETNPLVERRAFGRKAEAANQRFGQL from the coding sequence GTGTCCGAAGAAGCCGAAACGATTATCGACTGGGCCGGATTCTCGAGCGCGCGTAGCGAGCTTGGGGCCGATTTCGTGCGGATTCTCGGCTATTTTCGCGAAGATGGCGCGAAGTCGGTCGTGGCGATCGAAGATGCCATGCGTTCCGCCGATGCAGCCGCAATGGTGCTGCCAGCGCACACATTAAAAGGCGAGGCATCGCAGTTTGGAGCAGATGCGCTCGCCGACCTTGCCGAAAAGATCGAAATCGTCGCCCGCCAGAGCGTTGAATGGCGACAGAGCCCCGATGAGGCGCTTCCTGATGTCGTCAAGCTGCGTGGGCTGTTTGACGACACCTTGCTAGCCTTTGAACGCGAGACCAATCCGCTGGTGGAACGCCGTGCCTTCGGACGTAAAGCCGAAGCCGCCAATCAGCGGTTCGGCCAGCTTTAA
- the bfr gene encoding bacterioferritin, which yields MKGDPKVIEFLNTALKNELTAINQYFLHYRMLDHWGVHKLAKFEYGESIDEMKHADTLSQRILFLDGLPNFQLLGRLRIGESVEEVLKADLALEEEALPPLRDGIAYCETVRDYVTRDILAHILESEEEHVDTLERQFDMIRQMGIANYIQLQSKAEGES from the coding sequence ATGAAGGGCGATCCAAAGGTCATCGAATTTCTGAATACGGCGCTCAAGAACGAGCTGACCGCGATCAACCAGTATTTCCTGCATTACCGGATGCTCGATCATTGGGGCGTGCATAAGCTCGCCAAATTCGAATATGGCGAATCCATCGATGAGATGAAGCACGCAGACACACTGTCGCAGCGAATCCTTTTTCTCGACGGCCTGCCTAACTTCCAACTGCTTGGACGCCTCCGCATCGGAGAGTCGGTCGAGGAGGTTCTAAAAGCCGATTTGGCGCTCGAGGAAGAAGCCCTTCCCCCGCTTCGCGATGGCATCGCTTATTGTGAAACGGTGCGCGATTATGTGACCCGCGACATCCTCGCGCACATTCTCGAAAGCGAAGAAGAGCATGTCGATACGCTGGAGCGTCAGTTCGACATGATCCGCCAGATGGGCATCGCCAACTATATTCAGTTGCAGTCAAAGGCTGAAGGCGAAAGCTGA
- the der gene encoding ribosome biogenesis GTPase Der — MSLPVVAIIGRPNVGKSTLFNRLVGKKVALVDDRPGVTRDRREGDANLSGMNFRLVDTAGFEEDDAATLPGRMRAQTQAAVAGADVALFVIDSRAGLVPLDQEIARWLRGTNTPVILIANKAEGRAGDSGVYESFSLGFGEPIPFSAEHGEGLADLFDELMPHLDRIAVEAVVEEDDESPSAPLKMAIVGRPNAGKSTLVNKILGEERMITGPEAGITRDSIAIEWEFEGRAVRLIDTAGLRRKAKVEDKLEKLSAADTAHAIDFAEVVVLLLDATRGLEAQDLRIADQIFEEGRAMVIALNKWDVAEGQSALFNGVRFALDEGFAQVKGVPLLTVSAATGKGLDVLLKVAFETRDAWSKRVPTGELNRWFERALEANPPPAPGGRRIKLRYITQIKSRPPSFVIFGTRVDQLPESYRRYLVNGIRRELGFGAVPVRLTFRAPKNPFAPT; from the coding sequence ATGTCTTTGCCCGTCGTCGCCATTATCGGTCGTCCAAATGTGGGCAAATCGACGCTGTTTAACCGGCTTGTCGGCAAGAAAGTCGCGCTTGTCGATGATCGGCCCGGTGTCACCCGCGACCGTCGTGAAGGTGATGCGAACCTGAGCGGTATGAATTTTCGCCTGGTGGACACCGCCGGGTTCGAAGAAGACGATGCCGCCACTCTGCCGGGCCGGATGCGGGCGCAGACGCAAGCGGCGGTTGCAGGCGCAGATGTGGCGCTGTTCGTCATCGATTCGCGAGCGGGTCTAGTTCCGCTCGATCAGGAAATTGCGCGCTGGCTGCGTGGTACGAATACGCCGGTCATACTGATTGCCAACAAGGCCGAAGGGCGTGCTGGCGATAGTGGTGTGTACGAATCTTTCTCGCTTGGCTTTGGCGAACCGATTCCGTTCTCTGCCGAACATGGCGAGGGACTGGCGGATCTGTTCGATGAATTGATGCCGCATCTTGACCGGATCGCTGTCGAAGCGGTGGTAGAGGAAGATGATGAATCGCCCAGTGCGCCATTGAAGATGGCAATTGTTGGACGACCGAATGCGGGCAAATCGACGCTGGTGAACAAGATTCTCGGTGAAGAGCGCATGATTACCGGCCCAGAGGCTGGCATCACGCGCGATTCGATTGCCATCGAATGGGAATTCGAAGGCAGGGCGGTTCGCCTGATCGATACGGCTGGGCTGAGGCGCAAAGCCAAGGTCGAGGACAAGCTGGAAAAGCTTTCGGCTGCCGATACCGCCCATGCCATCGATTTCGCCGAGGTTGTCGTGCTGTTGCTCGATGCCACGCGCGGGCTGGAAGCGCAGGATCTGCGCATTGCCGACCAGATTTTCGAAGAAGGTCGCGCGATGGTTATCGCGCTGAACAAATGGGACGTTGCCGAAGGGCAGTCCGCGCTGTTCAACGGCGTGCGCTTCGCGCTTGATGAGGGGTTTGCACAGGTCAAGGGCGTTCCGCTGCTGACGGTATCGGCAGCGACCGGCAAAGGGCTGGATGTGCTGCTGAAGGTCGCCTTCGAGACGCGTGATGCCTGGTCGAAGCGCGTGCCTACCGGTGAGCTCAACCGCTGGTTCGAACGCGCGCTGGAGGCCAATCCGCCGCCTGCGCCCGGTGGTCGTCGCATCAAATTGCGCTACATCACGCAGATCAAATCGCGCCCGCCAAGCTTTGTGATCTTCGGGACGCGCGTGGATCAGTTGCCTGAAAGCTATCGCCGCTATCTGGTCAACGGTATCCGTCGCGAACTTGGCTTTGGTGCTGTGCCTGTCCGCTTGACCTTCCGCGCGCCGAAAAACCCGTTCGCGCCGACTTAA
- a CDS encoding (2Fe-2S)-binding protein, with protein sequence MVVCICNAIRENQVRDAARAGSFEPKCAYRRLGCQVKCGQCIPFAREIIASEHATA encoded by the coding sequence ATGGTCGTATGTATCTGCAACGCGATTCGCGAAAATCAGGTCCGGGATGCCGCACGTGCGGGGTCGTTCGAGCCCAAATGCGCTTATCGGCGGCTTGGCTGTCAGGTGAAATGTGGTCAGTGCATTCCCTTCGCACGTGAAATCATAGCGTCCGAGCACGCGACTGCTTGA